CAGGCGGAAGCGGCGGCGCGAATGGCCCGGGACAAAGCGGCATCGGCGCAACGGATCGCCCTGGTGTGGACGGTGGTCGGGACGGTGGTGGCGATGGTTCTCTCTTTCCTGTTCGATCGTGTGTTCAAGGAGCGGATTCGTTTGACGCTGGAGGGGTTTTCGGTGTTGTCCCAGGGTGATCTGCGTTTTCGTTTTGCTGGCACCGGTCAATCTTCCAACGAACTGTATCGGATCAATGCTGCCGCCAATCGGATGGCCGATACGTTGTCGGCCTTGTTGACGACGATCACCACCCGGGTGAATGCTCTGAACAGCATGATCGACATCCTGAACGCCACCCAGCATGCGTTGCAAAAGAAGTCACACGACGGTCTGGAACGAATTGGCGCCATCCATGTCCGCAACGAGGCCGTCGAGGATTCGTCGCGCAAGGTGGATGACCATGCCCGGGCGACACTCGGACAGGCGGAGGAATCCAGGGATGGGGCGTTTTTGGTCCTCAACCATATCAATACCATTGCCGCGGCTTCCGAGGAGGCCAGCAGCAATGTTTCGACCATGGCCGCCGCCGCCGAGGAGATGACCGCGAATCTGGCGGGGGTCAACACCAGCCTGGCAGACACGACGCGATCGGTCGCCGATGTCGCCAGGGAGATCCGGCAATTGGATCAATCCCTGGATCAGGTACGGCAGCGTTGTGAAATGGCGGCCCATGAGGCCGGCAGATCCATGGAAAACGTGGAGAAGGCGCGGGAGATCATTCAGGTATTGACCGACGCCAATCAGGAGATTGGTTCGGTGGTCGAGCTGATCAACAACATTGCCGACCAGACCAACATGCTGGCGCTCAACGCTTCGATCGAAGCGGCGGGGGCGGGAGAGGTCGGGCGCGGGTTTGCGGTGGTAGCCAACGAAGTCAAGGAACTGGCCAAGCAGACCTCCAACGCCACCCTGACCATCACCGACCGCATCATGGAAATGCAGTCCCAGGCCAGGGATGCCCGGACCGTGATGGTGGACGTGGTTGCCAGCATTGTCAAGGTCAATGACATGAATGCCCAGATCACGTTGACGGTGAATGAGCAGAGCCAGACCACGCGCAGGATTTCCTCTTCGGTGGGTGATGTGGCTCAGGGGGCCGAGGCAGTCAGCGTCAATGCCCAGGAGTTGAATCTTGCCGCCAACGAAATCGCCCGGGCGGCGGGTGAAGCGGCGGCGGGGACCTCGGAAATCGCCCGGGTCGCCGCCGATACCTCGACCCAGACCCGGTTGCTCCATGGCAGCGCCGAAACGACCCGTGATCAGTCGCAACAGGTTTCCGGAATGACCCGGGAAATTTTTACCGCGAGCGACGAGGTGCGCAATCTGGGTTTGCGCATGATGGAGGAAATGAACGAACTTCAGGTCGTGACCGATACCATCAGCGCCATGGTTGACAAACTGCATGAAGTCGCTTCGGAATTGCATCAGGCGACGACGGTGTTCCGGGTTGTGGGATGAACGCCTCGATGTATCCGAAGAAGAAACCGTAACGTACCCGTCTCCCGTTTCCATTATTCATGTTTGATTGTCCGATGCGATTGCCATCATGACCTATAATGCTTCTCATATCGAGGTTCTCGAAGGTTTGGAGGGGGTTCGCCGTCGTCCCGGCATGTATGTCGGGGGGACCGATCTCAAGGCGCTGCACCATCTGGTCGCGGAAATTCTCGACAATGCCACCGATGAGGTGGTGGCGGGACATGCCGACCGGATCGATGTGCTCCTTTCCCGGAGCGGATCGATTGCGGTTCAGGACAATGGCCGGGGTATTCCGGTCGATCCCCATCCACGTTATCCCGACACCTCGGCGTTGGAAATCATCCTGACCCGACTCCATGCCGGCGGGAAGTTTCACAACAAGGCTTATGCGACGTCGGGAGGATTGAACGGTGTCGGCATTTCGGTCGTCAATGCCTTGTCCAGCCATACCGAAGTCACCGTCGAAAGGGATGGCCACTGTTGGCGTCAGACGTTTTCCAAGGGAGTGCCGAGTTCGCCTCTGATCGAGGTCGGCCCGACGAAAAAGCGTGGCACCCGGGTTGAATTTCTTCCGGACGTGGGCATTTTTCCCGATGTGGCGTTCCATGTGGAGCGGATCCTGGAGATGTGTTGCGCCAAGGCTTATTTGAATCGCGGGGTTCGGATTCATCTGACGGTCGAGGAGACGGGGGTGGGGCATGAGTTCCATTATCCCGGTGGCGTCCGGGATTACATGGATCAATGGCTGGCGGAAAAGAGCTTTGTCATCGACAAGAAGTTTTCCGGGAATGTGGATCAACAGGGGGAGGGGACCAATCCGTTGCGTCTGGAATGGGCCATGGCCTGGACCCATGAAGAGAAGGGGAGGATTCTGTCCTATTGCAACACCATTCCGACGCCGGATGGCGGGACGCATGAAGCGGGACTTCGTTCGGCTCTGCTCCGGGGGATTCGTGAGTATGCCGAAACGCGCAACCTGTTGCCCAAGGGGGTTGCCATCATTGCCGATGACATTTTCGATGGTTTGTGGGCGATCGTGTCCCTGTTCATTCATGAACCCGAGTTTTCGGGACAGACCAAGGAGAAACTGGCGGCGGCCTGGGTTGCGCGGCCCGTGGAGAGTGTGATCAAGGATCATCTGGATCATTGGTTGCATGGCGACGTGGAGCAGGCGACCCGTCTGGTGACGGTGATTGCGGATCGGGCCCAGGAGCGGCAGAACCGGCGAAAGGATTTGAACGCCGTCAAGCGCAAGACGGCGACCACCCGTCTGACGCTTCCTGGAAAACTGACCGATTGTTCCGTCGGCGACAGTTCCCAGTCGGAACTGTTCATCGTCGAAGGGGATTCGGCGGGGGGGTCGGCCAAGCAGGCGCGCAATCGTTTCAATCAGGCGGTTTTGCCGCTTCGGGGCAAGATTCTCAACGTCGAGCAGGCCAATCTGGAAAAATTTGAGAAAAACTCCGAAATACAAAGCCTGATCACCGCCATCGGGACCGGATTTGGACAACGATTCGATTTGGGGGGGTTGCGTTATGGTCGAATCGTGATCATGACCGATGCCGATGTCGATGGTGCGCACATTGCGAGTCTTCTGTTGACTTTTTTCTTTCGCTTCATGTTTCCGCTGATCGAGAATGGCCATTTGTACCTGGCGCAACCGCCTCTGTACCGGCTGACCTGCGGCGCCGACTCCTGGTATGCCCTGGATGATGCCGAAAAGGAGGTTGTGATTGCCAGGATCCACAAGAAAAAGGCCAAATCGGGCAAGGTCAAGATTGATCAATCAAGGTTCAAGGGATTGGGCGAGATGGATCCCCGGCAGTTGCGCGAGACAACCATGGATCCTGCATCGCGGCGATTGATGCGGGTGTTCGTTGACGATGGCGATTTGACCCGGGACACCTTCAACCGGCTGATGGGAAAAAAACCGTTGGAACGGTTCAGGTTCATTCAGGAGAAGGCGCCGTTCGCGGAAGGGAGTCTGGATATCTGACGACGTGGGATCGGGTTCGGACCGTCATGTTTCTCGGGTTGATCCATGGGGGAGGAACGTGACGGCTATGGTTCTGTCCGGATCCGGTGGCGTTCCGTCCATTGCACCATTCCCAGTGCCCCCAGACCCGACAGGACGAAACCACCGACCAGTGGCATCACGGTGCCATCGTACATTTGGCCGATTCCGGATCCCAGCGACAGGGAGATCAACGAGGAGAGGGAACCGACGACGCTTGCGGCAACGCCTGCATGATGGCCCATTGGTTCCATGGCCAGTGCCGTCAGGTTGCCGAAGAGTATTCCCATGCAGAACAGACTGCTTCCCCCCCACGCCAGCCACCCGCCCAGGGGCAATGCGGTTCCCTGAGTCACCAGCAACAGCAGGACGCCTGTTGCGATGGTGGTCATCAGGATGAGGGCGCCCCGGACCAGACGTTGCATGCCCCATTTCATGACGAGGCGGGCATTGGTCACCGTCGCCGCTCCGACGCACAGGGCCAGGAGTCCGAAGTAGACCGGAAACCGTTCTTCCAGGGCATATTGTTTTTGCAGTATTTGCTGCACCGACACCAGGTAGCCGATAAAGGCGCCGAAGATCATCCCCATCGCCAGGGTATAGCCCAGGGTGATGCGGTTGTGGCAGGTGTTGTTGACTGTTGCGGCAAGTTGCCGGAGGGAGAACGGGCGCTGTTTTTCCGGGGGCAGGGTTTCCGGATGTCGCAGACCGAACCACGCCAGGACGATCAGGGCCAGGAGCAGCAGCACGGCGAAGAGAATCCGCCAACTGCCGATGGCAAGGAGTCCCTGTCCCAGGGCGGGGGCGAGGACCGGGACCAGGATGAACACCGTCATCACCAGCGACATGATCCGGGCCATCCGGCGTCCGGTATAGAGATCACGGACCAGGGCGATCGAGACGGTACGTGGACTGGCCACGCCGACGCCCTGAAGGAACCGTCCCATGAGCAAGGTCGCATATGTTTCCGCGAGCGCGGCCATGAGACACCCTGTCATGAAAAGGGTCAGGCCGGCGAAGATTGTCGGTTTGCGTCCGATGCTGTCCGACAGGGAACCGAAGAACAGTTGTCCGACCGAGAACCCGAAAAACAGGAAGGAGATGACCATTTGATTGTCGTTGGGATCGGTTGTCCCCAGATCATGGCCGATGATTTCCAGGGCGGGCAACATGACATCGATGGAGAGCGCGACCATGGAACTCATCAACGCGATCAGGGCGACAAATTCTCTCTGGCCGATTCCGGGGAGCGTGGTGGCGGGTGGTGGGGCGGAGGCGGTGGCGGGCATGGACCGGATCAAGGAAGAAGGCGTCTTGGAAGTTTTCCCGATCATGTCTCATCCTGGAGCCTTTGTCCATGCCGACTTCCATATGGAAATGCGGGCGCAAAAAAGCCGCCATGGCTGTTGGAGGCGGTTGTCCTCTGTTGGTGTTTGTGGAGGTGCTCAAACTCCGGCCCCGGGCATGTCCCGGATGGCGGGGGGGGCGAACGAAAATTTTCTCGAATCTGGATTTGGTTGTGGTATGCTGTTGGTGGCATCAATCCTGGATGGAGAAACCGTCATGGCCATTGCCACCTTTGACACTCTTGAATTTGTCGCGTCTCTTGAATCGTCCGGCTTCACCAAGGAGCAATCCAAGGGGATGGTGAACGCCTTCAAGAAGGCGCAAGACGTTCAATTGAAAGAACTGGCGGCTACCAAGGGTGATCTGAAGGAACTGGGGATGCGCATGGATGCCAAGTTTGAGAAAGAACTGGCCCCCATACGCGCAGACCTGTTGCTCATCAAATGGATGTTGGCCCTGGTGATCACGGCAACCGTGCTCCCCGCATTGAAGATGTTCTTTCCGAATTGACCGTTCAAGCCTGTCTCCTTTGAATTCTCTCTGGCCGATTCCGGGGAGCGTGGTGGAGGGGGGGAGGGCATGGAGCGGATCAAGGAAGAAGGCATCTTGGAGATTTTCCTGATCATGTCTCATCCTGGAGTCTTTGTCCATGCCGACTTCCATTCAGGACTGTTTGCGTGTATCCCAGGTTTGCTGCTGACACTGCCGACACATTTTAATTGTTATATGATGTTTCGTGATGTACCATGCGTACATGAGATGTCATGGAGTCAATGTACGACATTTCCTTTCGATAACTTCTGCCGACGATGGACAGCCATGAAATTCCCCAGAAAAAACGTTTTAAGGGGTGTGGGAAGCGTGTTCTGCCTTTGTCCGGAAATCGACTATTTTCACCTTGTTCCCGATTCCCCACGCGCCCAGATTGCCCATGCCTGGTTCGCCACGGGCCATGAGATCATGAAGGCGATGGATCAGTTTGAACATGAGCAGAAAGCGGCGGCAGGCCAATCTTCCACGGGCAAACCTTCCTATCGTGTCCGTTCGGGTGTTGCCAACCATGAAGTCCGGCCACCATCCCGGGAGCTGGTCCATGCGAATATCAGTTTCGAAGGCCCCATTCCGCCTCCGAGGATTATGGAGAAATACGAGGAACTTGTTCCAGGTTCCGCGGATCGTATTCTTCGCATGGCGGAAAAGTCTGTCGATTTTCAGCATTCGATGACAAGAGACGCCCTGTCGCTTCAGGCGAACGATACCCGAAGGGGCCAATGGTTTGCCTTCCTGGTTGCCTTTGGCGCCCTTGTGGCTGGAGTGATTGCCATCCCGACGGGCAACCCTGGAACGGGGGCTGCGATCATTTCCACGACATTGGCCGGTGGAATCGGAACTTTCATCATCAGCAGGAGAAATGACGACCCTCCCGAGACGCCCAGGCGCGACGATTCACAGGGGTAACCCCCGGTGTGGGCATGTCTTCTCTGGCGGAGGCAGCGGCGAAGGCGATGACGGCGCGGATATCCTCCACCCCCACCGAGGGGAATCCCGCCACTATGTCCTTGGGGGTGCAACCATCCTCCAGACTGGCCAGGATGGTGCGCAGGGTGACACGGGTGCCTTTGATGATCGGTGTGCCACCGCAGATGTCGGGTCGCTGACGATACGAGCGTTATAGTCCATGACGTGAGTTTCATTTTGCACGGGGTTGGAAAATTCGGGGACATGATTATTTTTTTGCGGAAAGGCCAATCTTCCCTTCCCTAAAAAGGCTTCGACTGGGAATCATCCTGGGATGATGATCCGGGAGGAGGGCAGGGAGGGATGGGGTGTCTTATTCTTCACCGTCCGCCAGGGTGACGATGGCCTGGGCCCAGAGGACATAGTTTAGACGGGCCAGATCCTTGATGGTCTTGACATTGAAGGCGCTCTTGAGCAGAACGGCGTCCTGGTCACTGACCCCTTGCAGGGCTGAAACAGGTGCATCCACGAGTTGTTTCAAGGATTTTTTTTCGTAGGCCTTGTCCAGAAACGCATTGATGTTCATGAGTGGATCCTCCTTGTCCTGGAAGAGGTCAATGGCCGGTTTCGGCGTGACGGTTCATGGTTGGGTTCCGAGGGGGGGGCTGCCTTTCCCAAGGCTGCATGTGCCACGAAGAAAGGCAGCCCCGGAATCATCCATTGGAAACAGGGGATTCTTCAACAATGTCGAAGAGAAAATCGATCATTCCCAATTGGCGTGTTTGCTGCACAGATTGCTGAGTTGCGCTCCCGCTTCGGACTCGGAAAATTTGGCGAGCCCACCACGGAAATTATCTGGGGTTTCATTCCAAAGGCAGGTGCAGAACGCAGTCGCCTTCGATTGACCGGGCACGGGGCTCGGTTCGTCACCGCCGGTCCACTTGTTCGTGGAATAGGCGACGCAATTCTTGAATTGACCATCATCGGTGGGGGTGTTGTAATCGGTATAGGCAAACGCGGCGCCACTCTGCATCAACAGAGCCAGTCCTAACACGGAAACTCCAACCTTCTTCATAAAACCTCCATGAGCGCATACATAACAAAGATGAAAGACCATACGAAGTTGCCGAAATGGCCATGATTACGCCAGAAATAGGACCATCGAAACTTCGTATTGCTTCCTATTAAGGAGCGAAAGGTTTCATTTGTCAATGGAGATCGCTGTCGAGCCGACTCTGTATTCTTGAAAAAATCCGGGAGCAACAGTGTTTCATATGCTGTAAAGATGTCATAAAGACAGTACATGGAAGGGGGATGATGGTTCGGGAAACAGGGGAATGGCATATGAGATGATGGAGGTTATTGGGTAAAAGGGTTCTCTCTAACTCTAAGGAAGGCTGCCGCGGCGCAGGGTGGCATTCCACTGGCCGCCAGAGCCTGGAGCTTCATCGCAGTAGGACCATTCGCCCCAGAGGCGGTTTCCGTCGTCGGATGATCGCCAGGTGAGCCGGCCCCAATAGCGGGTGCCGACCTGTGGGGTATGGCAACGCCGTTCGGAGGTGGGTTGCAACCAGAGAAGACGCAGCGATCCATCTTCCGCGACCTGGCCGGCCAGGGTTCCCTGATAATTGGTATAGCGGCCACTGACCGATCCGTCGGGGTTGATGTCCAGGTGAACCGGGCCGAAATCGGAATTCCAGTCGCTGCCGCGTCCCCAGGCGGTTTGGCTGACCGCGACGAAGGACAGGGATGCCAGCGCGACCATGGTCCATTTTATGTTCATGCGACAGACTCCTGTCATGGATTGGCGACGTAACGGGACAGGGGGTTCGGATGTTGCCGAATCCCTTCCGGAAATGGGTCTCGTGGTATCTTCCATGATATACTCAAACCGCAGGTAGTATGCCAAAATCGGTCCGTTCTGGCAACGGGCATTCGAAAGTGCGGATCGGGCTAAGAAGTGTGCCAGGATTGACTTTCATGGTACCTCTTAAAGGATGATTCGAGGAGGCTGTCATGGATGCCTGGATGAAAATGGGGGCAGGGGGTTGGTGTTGCCGGTGGCGTTTCCAGGCTTCAAGAAATCCCTGCTCCAGATGTCCGGCGAAGATACGTCCGTTGAAGATTGGGCTTTCAGGGACCAACTGGTGCAGGCGGTGACGCAGTTGTTGTCGTTGTCGATGGTCCTGGGCCAGCGTCATGGCCAGGCGTTCATAATCGGCCAGGCTGGTGGTGACCAGTTGCGGCAATCCCAGGTGAATGAGCAGGCTGGCCGCCACGCGACCGGGAAAGGTGGATCCCAGGCATGTCAGGACGGGACACCCCCCCCACAGGGCATCGCTGGCGGTTGTGTGGGCGCCGCAGGGAAGGGTGTCCAGGAACAGATCGGCCAGGCGGTAGCGGGCAAGATGTTGCGCCAGGGGGAGGCGGGGGGCAAAAATCACCCGTTGGGGGTCGATACCGCAGGACGCGACCATGGCATGCAACCGCTTCATGGCGTAGGGGTGAAACGCCAACAGCCACAGGACGCTTTCGGGGATTCGTTGGAGCAGCCGCAGCCACAGGGTCAGAAATTCCGGGGTGATTTTGGCGCTTTGATTGAAACAGCAAAAGACCATTCCCCGCTCGGGCAACCCTGCCTGGCGGCGGGACAGGGGATCCGGGGCGATTGGGCGGTGGGAATCGTTGACCTGGTAGCCGTGCGGTAGCCGGATGGGGTGTTCGTCGAAGAAGGGTTCATGTTCGGGGGGCAGGACGATGGTGTCGGCGATGATATAATCCATGAAGCGGGCCCCCATGGTCCCTGGAAATCCCAGATAGTTGACCTGGAGGGGAGCGGGACGCAGGGCCAGGACTCGTGGTCGGGCATCGCGGGTGTACCCTTTGAGGTCCACCAGAATGTCGATGCCATCCTGGCGTATTTTTTCGGCCAGGGCTTCGTCGGACAGGTGACCGCCGTCGAAAAAATGATCGAAGGCGCGGTACAGACGATCTCTCAGGGGACTGTGATCTTCGGGCCCCACGGAATAGGCCGAGATTTGGAACCGGTCGCGATCGTGCGATTCGAACAGTTCCGCCGCCAGGACACTGGTGGCATGTTGGTGAAAGTCCGCCGAAAGATAGCCGACATGCACCCGTTGCCGAGGCATGGAAGGAGGGACGCAGCGGGGCGGAAGCGGGGTGATCGCAGTCACAAGGCGTTTGCTGTGGTTGCGCGCCGCTTTTTGCAGTTCGGCAGGATTTTGGCAGATGAATACCAGCAGATAGGGATCGATGTCGCCGGCATTCTGGTGGATCATGGCGCCGAGACGGGTGATGGCCCGATCCAGGCGTTCATCCCAGGAGCAGATTTGCAGTTTGTGGAAAATAAACTGGGTCAGGGTATCGCCGCGGTTGGGGGCGAGGGACAGCGCCCGCGCGAAGGCGGCAACCGCCTGTTCCATCTCTTCCAGTCTGGAGTAGGCCAGCCCCAGGTTGTGCCAGGCCAGGTCGTGGCCCGGATCCTGGGCGACGCAGATACGATAGGCCTGGGCCGCCTCGTCGAAACGTTTTTGCGCCGAAAGGACCACGCCAAGACCGTTCAAGGCTTCGACATGGTGGGGATCGATGGCGAGGGCGTGGCGCAGGGTGTGTTCCGCGTCTTTTGATCGGCGTTTGACATGCCAGATCATGGCCAGGTTGGTCAAGGCCCCCAAATGGTTCGGTTCTCCACCAAGAATGTCCTGATACCCCTTGAGGGCACGTTCCAGATCGCCGCGTTGATGCTCTTTCAGGACGCTGGCAAAGGTGTTCGGCATGAATTGTCAACAGAGGGGCTTGAGTTCATCGATCCTGAGGATATGATCGATTTCATTCGTTTTCATTCCCAGCGCCATCGGTTGCCGTATTCCGGGCAGTGTGGCCACGTCATAGAGTTCCTCGACGACTCCTTCGAGAATCAGGCTGTGCGAGGCGTCGCCGGTGGTGGTGTGAACGACCTGGAGACCGCAACGGGGCTGAATCCGTTCTTTTTCCAACCGTTCATTCAATGGCAGGCCGTTGAAGGTGCTGTTGTGGCGTGGTTTGGACATGCCAATGACCGCATGATTGCCCACAAAGGCAAGACCACGCAAAAAGCCGGGACAAAAGGCCAGGGGTTGAAATGTTTTTGTGTCCGGATCGACGGATCCCACCTCTCCCGTGCCCGCATTGAGCAGCCATACCCGTCCGCGATGCCAGCGGGGAGAATGCGGCATGGACAGACCTTCGCACAGGATTTCATTGGTGACGACATCCATGAGCACTCCGGCGCCGATCCGGTCTTCCCGCCACCCTTCCACCACGTTGGAACGGCGCACCAGGGTGGCGTAACGAGGGTGTCCGGTTTCATCCAACGCCAGGCCGTTAAGATGGCAACGGTCTTCCGCCGCCAGACGGTTGATGAACGGTGGCATCCAGAAGGGGCGGAAGGAATGGTCATGACCCAGGCTGGCGAAACAATTGAACAAGGTTACGGCAAAGACCGGGGTCTGATCGTTCATGATGGCCATGTCATGAACATCGATATCGCCGGTGGTGTGGCTTGCCATGGGGACATACAGGGCGTCATGACCTTCGTGCAACTGGCCGGGATCGAGAATGTTGACAAAACGCCACAGTTGATGGCGGGTGGCGAGCCACAGGGTTCGTTGTTGGACGGCCAATCCCATGCATCGGTCGAAACTGCGTTCGAAGACCGACAGGTTGCCGTCCGGTTTGATGCCGATGAAAAATATTTTTCCCGCCTGATAGGTGGTAAAGGCCAGACTGACCTGTTCTCCCTGCAACCAGCGTGTGAACAGACGGGAACCTTTGATGCTCAGTGTCGGGGGCGACTCGTTCTCAGGGGTATTCATAAGGAGTGCTCTGGCATCCATTGCTCGGGAAGGTTGGGCTGGAACAGGTCAAACTCATGGCGTTCTCCTCCATCCATGGCGGTCAGACCCCAGCCGGGATCCGGATGAACTTCCACCAGGTCGCCGTATCCGGGAGGCATCGTTCCTTCCATGGATTGAACAGGATACCACAAGGACTGGACGGAATCATTGGTGGTTTGTGGAGGGGGGGGGCTGATTGAGGTCAACAGGTTGAACAAGAGCTTATCGAACACCTCCGGATCCATGGTTCGAGGGTCTTCGGGGGGGGCTGTGTCGGAAAGAGTGGCCTCGGGACGATGAAGAAAAGAAACCTCGGCCAGGTGTCCGTGTTGACCCTGATCGTCGATGAAAGAACCATCGGTCAAAATCTGGTTTCCTTCCCGCCATGAACCGTTGACGGTGGTCTCCAGGGCGAGGGTGGCGATTCCTTTTTGCGCGAGTGTGGTCAATTCTTCCGGGTCTGATATTCCATCCTGGTTTTGATCCTGCCATACCAGAAGATCGGCATAAGCGAGGTCCAGGGCGTCGAGCAGGTGGTTGTGGTCGTCATCCAACCGGGAGAGGGCTGCCATGCCTGAAGGGGTATCGGGGAACATACGCTCCGAAAACAGTTCGGTGGCATCGTCGATGCGGCCATTATCGTTGCGATCCCAGGCCAGCAGGGCATCTCCGGGACCGACCCAGCCGGTGGTCTGGGGTTGTCCCGTCAGGGCCATGTCAAAGCGGACCCCTCGTTCGAGACCGACCAGATCGAGGCCGTCGCCGGTCAGATCCAGGACGATGGGATCGAGGGCAGTGGCAATGTCGGCGTCCACCAATAGAGAAACACCTCCCTGAACATATTGGTGGTACACCTGACTGTCGATGGTGCTGAAATTGGCGGTGTAGTTCCAGCCGGTGCCGATATGGAGTGTATCGTTGCCATCCCCCATGATGCGCAGGTCCGAGCCGGCACCGGCGATCTGACTGACGTGTCGTGCTGTCAGGGTCAGGGTATGCGCACCACTT
The window above is part of the Magnetococcales bacterium genome. Proteins encoded here:
- a CDS encoding TIGR03032 family protein translates to MNTPENESPPTLSIKGSRLFTRWLQGEQVSLAFTTYQAGKIFFIGIKPDGNLSVFERSFDRCMGLAVQQRTLWLATRHQLWRFVNILDPGQLHEGHDALYVPMASHTTGDIDVHDMAIMNDQTPVFAVTLFNCFASLGHDHSFRPFWMPPFINRLAAEDRCHLNGLALDETGHPRYATLVRRSNVVEGWREDRIGAGVLMDVVTNEILCEGLSMPHSPRWHRGRVWLLNAGTGEVGSVDPDTKTFQPLAFCPGFLRGLAFVGNHAVIGMSKPRHNSTFNGLPLNERLEKERIQPRCGLQVVHTTTGDASHSLILEGVVEELYDVATLPGIRQPMALGMKTNEIDHILRIDELKPLC
- a CDS encoding multidrug effflux MFS transporter, which encodes MPATASAPPPATTLPGIGQREFVALIALMSSMVALSIDVMLPALEIIGHDLGTTDPNDNQMVISFLFFGFSVGQLFFGSLSDSIGRKPTIFAGLTLFMTGCLMAALAETYATLLMGRFLQGVGVASPRTVSIALVRDLYTGRRMARIMSLVMTVFILVPVLAPALGQGLLAIGSWRILFAVLLLLALIVLAWFGLRHPETLPPEKQRPFSLRQLAATVNNTCHNRITLGYTLAMGMIFGAFIGYLVSVQQILQKQYALEERFPVYFGLLALCVGAATVTNARLVMKWGMQRLVRGALILMTTIATGVLLLLVTQGTALPLGGWLAWGGSSLFCMGILFGNLTALAMEPMGHHAGVAASVVGSLSSLISLSLGSGIGQMYDGTVMPLVGGFVLSGLGALGMVQWTERHRIRTEP
- a CDS encoding tetratricopeptide repeat protein; the protein is MPNTFASVLKEHQRGDLERALKGYQDILGGEPNHLGALTNLAMIWHVKRRSKDAEHTLRHALAIDPHHVEALNGLGVVLSAQKRFDEAAQAYRICVAQDPGHDLAWHNLGLAYSRLEEMEQAVAAFARALSLAPNRGDTLTQFIFHKLQICSWDERLDRAITRLGAMIHQNAGDIDPYLLVFICQNPAELQKAARNHSKRLVTAITPLPPRCVPPSMPRQRVHVGYLSADFHQHATSVLAAELFESHDRDRFQISAYSVGPEDHSPLRDRLYRAFDHFFDGGHLSDEALAEKIRQDGIDILVDLKGYTRDARPRVLALRPAPLQVNYLGFPGTMGARFMDYIIADTIVLPPEHEPFFDEHPIRLPHGYQVNDSHRPIAPDPLSRRQAGLPERGMVFCCFNQSAKITPEFLTLWLRLLQRIPESVLWLLAFHPYAMKRLHAMVASCGIDPQRVIFAPRLPLAQHLARYRLADLFLDTLPCGAHTTASDALWGGCPVLTCLGSTFPGRVAASLLIHLGLPQLVTTSLADYERLAMTLAQDHRQRQQLRHRLHQLVPESPIFNGRIFAGHLEQGFLEAWKRHRQHQPPAPIFIQASMTASSNHPLRGTMKVNPGTLLSPIRTFECPLPERTDFGILPAV
- a CDS encoding DUF433 domain-containing protein — encoded protein: MCGGTPIIKGTRVTLRTILASLEDGCTPKDIVAGFPSVGVEDIRAVIAFAAASAREDMPTPGVTPVNRRAWASREGRHFSC
- the parE gene encoding DNA topoisomerase IV subunit B; protein product: MTYNASHIEVLEGLEGVRRRPGMYVGGTDLKALHHLVAEILDNATDEVVAGHADRIDVLLSRSGSIAVQDNGRGIPVDPHPRYPDTSALEIILTRLHAGGKFHNKAYATSGGLNGVGISVVNALSSHTEVTVERDGHCWRQTFSKGVPSSPLIEVGPTKKRGTRVEFLPDVGIFPDVAFHVERILEMCCAKAYLNRGVRIHLTVEETGVGHEFHYPGGVRDYMDQWLAEKSFVIDKKFSGNVDQQGEGTNPLRLEWAMAWTHEEKGRILSYCNTIPTPDGGTHEAGLRSALLRGIREYAETRNLLPKGVAIIADDIFDGLWAIVSLFIHEPEFSGQTKEKLAAAWVARPVESVIKDHLDHWLHGDVEQATRLVTVIADRAQERQNRRKDLNAVKRKTATTRLTLPGKLTDCSVGDSSQSELFIVEGDSAGGSAKQARNRFNQAVLPLRGKILNVEQANLEKFEKNSEIQSLITAIGTGFGQRFDLGGLRYGRIVIMTDADVDGAHIASLLLTFFFRFMFPLIENGHLYLAQPPLYRLTCGADSWYALDDAEKEVVIARIHKKKAKSGKVKIDQSRFKGLGEMDPRQLRETTMDPASRRLMRVFVDDGDLTRDTFNRLMGKKPLERFRFIQEKAPFAEGSLDI
- a CDS encoding DUF1640 domain-containing protein; this translates as MAIATFDTLEFVASLESSGFTKEQSKGMVNAFKKAQDVQLKELAATKGDLKELGMRMDAKFEKELAPIRADLLLIKWMLALVITATVLPALKMFFPN
- a CDS encoding DUF2335 domain-containing protein — encoded protein: MFCLCPEIDYFHLVPDSPRAQIAHAWFATGHEIMKAMDQFEHEQKAAAGQSSTGKPSYRVRSGVANHEVRPPSRELVHANISFEGPIPPPRIMEKYEELVPGSADRILRMAEKSVDFQHSMTRDALSLQANDTRRGQWFAFLVAFGALVAGVIAIPTGNPGTGAAIISTTLAGGIGTFIISRRNDDPPETPRRDDSQG